The segment CCAACATCTCGATGGCGCCGCCGCGTAACTTTCGCCTGACCGGCGAAGCGGCTTTGATGGGGCAAGTTCTCGACTTCGGCAGCAACGACGAAGAGTTCTGGGCATGGACCACCGCCGACGGTTGGCCGGGTCTCGTCTATTGCCGACACGATCAATACCAATACAGCACCGCACGGCAACTGCTGCCGGTCGAGCCGACCTGGATCTCGCAGGCGATGGGCCTGGTCTACTTTGAACCGGGCGGCAATCACCAGGGACCGTTCCCGACGGCCGATGGGAACGTCGAAGTTCGCACGACGATCAATGGCCCGAGCGGAACGATTACCAAGAGCACGATCATCGACAAGACGTACGGCTTTGTGCTGCAGCAGCATGTCTATGATCAAGCGGGCAACACGCTCGCGTCAGCGCTCGCTTCGGCCCATCGCTGGGATCCGACCACCGGCGTCTCGATGCCGCACCGGATCGATTTGAAGTTGCCGCCGGCTCAGATGGAATTCACCATCAACGTCTACGACTATCGCATCAATCAGCCGATGACGTCGAACAACGTCTTCCTGAAGCCGCAGCGCAGCGACGCTCGCTCGGTCAATCTCGCCGATCCCAATCTGCAGATGGTGCAGCCTGGCTATGCTCCTCCGGCCGCGGCGTCGAACGTCTCGCCGGGCTTCATCCCGTCGGGCGGCTATCCGGCTCAGCCGCAGCCAGCCTATCAAGCGGCGCCGCAATCGCCTTACCAGGTGCAGCCGTACAATCAGATGCCGCAGTCGGGCGTGCCGGTTAACGCGATGCCGCAACAACCGGCGGCCAATTATCTGCCGCAGGCGCAGTACGACCAGCCGAAGATACGTGGTTTTGACGTGCGGCGATAATCCCGGCGGCGTTCTAGCTTGGCGCTCTCCGCTCTATTATCCTGGGAGGAAATCGACGCCTGCCCCATTTCTTCCGGAGCCCCGCCCATGTCTCGCTTCTGCTTTGCGCTTCCGCTGGTGATGTTTCTGGCCGCTTCCCTTTCGGCCGCTGACGCAGTGTCGCTGTTTGACGGCAAGACGCTGGATGGTTGGGAAGGGAAAGCGGAGTGGTTTCGCGTGGAGGATGGGGCGATCGTCGCCGGTTCGTTGGAGAAATCAATTCCGAACAACGAGTTCCTCTGCACCAAAGAAGAGTACGGCGACTTTGAATTGACGCTCGAAGCGAAACTCGTTGGCCAGGGAACCAACGCCGGCATTCAGTTCCGCAGCCAACGCATTCCGAACCATCACGAGATGATCGGCTTTCAGTGCGACATTGGCAGTTCGCCGTCGCGGGTGATCTGGGGTTCGCTCTACGACGAGTCGCGCCGCAAGGTGTTCATGGCCGAAGGCCCGGCCGATGAAGTCGCCAAGGTGGTGAAGAAGGGGGAGTGGAACCAACTGAAGGTCCGCTGCGTGGGGCCGAAGATTCAGATTTGGGTCAACGGCTTGCAGACGGTCGATTACACGGAAGGGGATGACGCGATTCCGCGGACCGGGATCATCGGCTTGCAGATTCATAGCGGACCTGCCGCCGAAGCGTCGTATCGCAACTTGCAACTGAAAAAACTATGAGCTCCTTGCCCATCGAGTTCTTTTATTTCGATCTCGGTAACGTCCTGCTCTATTTCGATCATGACCGGGCCTGTCGCCAGATGGCCCGCGTCGCGGATGCGTCGGTCGAAGAAGTTCGCGAAGTCGTCTTCTTCAGCGGTATGCAAGTTCGCTACGAAACCGGCGAGATCGACACGGCCGGCTTTCACGACTATTTCTGTCACCGGACCGGACGATCGCCCAACATGGCGGAGCTCGCCTTGGCGGCCAGCGATATCTTTGAGCCGAACCATCCGGTGATCGAGATCGCTGAGACGTTGCATGCGCAATCGCGGCGGATGGGGATCTTGTCGAACACCTGCGCCTGCCATTGGGACTTCTGCATCGACGGGCGGTATCCTTTTCTCCAGGATCGCTTTGAGCAATATGTGCTGAGCTACGAAGCGAAGTCGATGAAGCCGGACGGGGGAATCTATCGCGCGGCGATTTCCCAGGCCGGGGTCGCGCCGTCGTCGATCTTCTTTGTCGACGACCGGCCGGAGAATGTGGCCGGGGCGCTCGAAGCCGGTCTCGACGCGGTGCTCTACATCGGCGCCGATCGGCTGCGGGAAGATTTGGAGAAGCGTGGGGTCGCAATTGGTTAGTGCGATTGTGCGGGTCGCGCCGATTCTTCTTGAGGGAAACGCTAGTCCTAGGGGCCTAGGCGTCTAGGAAGGCGCAATTTTCGCGGATTTGTGCGCCGTTTCTGAAATAGTTTCCTACCCTTTCTAGTCTTCATCCGCAAAGGGATCGCCGATGCGATGGCGATTCCAGGGGCATGCGAAAAGCGATTCGGACGGTCGTCGTCAGGATCGCAATTCTCGGGAGCGAATGACCGGAATGAACAAAAAGGTGCTGCATGTCGATGACGATCCGCAGATTCTGCGGCTTGTCGGGCGACAGTTATCCAACGCCGGATACGAAGTCATTTCTTTGGATCAACCAGAGAAAACGATGAAAACGTTGCTGGACAGTTCGATTCGAGTTTGCATTCTCGACATCGAAATGCCCCGGATCAACGGGCTCGATCTGCTGCGCGACATCAAACAATACGACGGCGGCATTCAGGTCGTTATGTTGACCGGGCTCGTGACGTTGTCGACGGTGCTCGACTCGATGCGATACGGCGCCGAAGGCTGCTTGTTCAAGCCGGTGAATGATTTCGCACCGTTGATCGAGACGCTAACGGCCGCATTCAGCAAGAACGAGCGGTGGTGGATCGCGTTGCACGACTTGAAAC is part of the Blastopirellula sediminis genome and harbors:
- a CDS encoding 3-keto-disaccharide hydrolase: MSRFCFALPLVMFLAASLSAADAVSLFDGKTLDGWEGKAEWFRVEDGAIVAGSLEKSIPNNEFLCTKEEYGDFELTLEAKLVGQGTNAGIQFRSQRIPNHHEMIGFQCDIGSSPSRVIWGSLYDESRRKVFMAEGPADEVAKVVKKGEWNQLKVRCVGPKIQIWVNGLQTVDYTEGDDAIPRTGIIGLQIHSGPAAEASYRNLQLKKL
- a CDS encoding HAD family hydrolase, with the translated sequence MSSLPIEFFYFDLGNVLLYFDHDRACRQMARVADASVEEVREVVFFSGMQVRYETGEIDTAGFHDYFCHRTGRSPNMAELALAASDIFEPNHPVIEIAETLHAQSRRMGILSNTCACHWDFCIDGRYPFLQDRFEQYVLSYEAKSMKPDGGIYRAAISQAGVAPSSIFFVDDRPENVAGALEAGLDAVLYIGADRLREDLEKRGVAIG
- a CDS encoding response regulator; this encodes MRWRFQGHAKSDSDGRRQDRNSRERMTGMNKKVLHVDDDPQILRLVGRQLSNAGYEVISLDQPEKTMKTLLDSSIRVCILDIEMPRINGLDLLRDIKQYDGGIQVVMLTGLVTLSTVLDSMRYGAEGCLFKPVNDFAPLIETLTAAFSKNERWWIALHDLKQRQLA